One genomic window of Eptesicus fuscus isolate TK198812 chromosome 6, DD_ASM_mEF_20220401, whole genome shotgun sequence includes the following:
- the C6H4orf51 gene encoding uncharacterized protein C4orf51 homolog yields the protein MSHFLYLTPQILLPFSPLTSQEFDLIRRKAGASWQNERRWSDSSLTTYKGSYRRKELDKSTSGQFCLEAGKQRPECRQMSSPKASAYGPALCRADPQDTAGGKGLFPHITSSFKNPPDVKHRVAHQILFRDLSPVLPNYEKSYVRTKKPAPENLVKANQRRTDFLLRCPRQPRTSSSKPESSEDSDADQYYVYSLGGPLW from the exons TCCTGCCCTTTAGCCCTCTTACTTCTCAGGAGTTTGATCTGATCAGACGCAAGGCTGGAGCATCTTGGCAGAATGAAAGGAGATGGTCAGATTCTTCTCTGACAACCTACAAGGGCAGTTACCGGAGGAAAGAACTGGATAAATCTACAAGCGGCCAATTTTGTTTGGAAGCAGGAAAGCAGAGGCCTGAGTGTCGCCA GATGTCATCGCCAAAGGCCTCTGCCTACGGCCCCGCACTCTGCAGGGCTGATCCCCAAGACACTGCAGGTGGTAAAG GACTATTCCCTCATATAACCAGTTCCTTTAAAAATCCACCTGATGTCAAGCACAGAGTG GCACACCAGATTCTGTTTCGTGATCTTTCTCCAGTGCTTCCAAATTATGAAAAATCAT ATGTGAGAACGAAAAAACCAGCACCCGAGAACCTGGTGAAGGCCAATCAACGAAGGACAGACTTCCTGCTGAGATGT CCACGGCAACCGCGCACTTCGTCCAGCAAGCCCGAATCGTCTGAGGACTCGGATGCTGATCAATACTACGTTTACAGCCTGGGAGGACCGTTGTGGTAA